The uncultured Flavobacterium sp. DNA window TACTAACGACATTTTTGCCATCTAATTTTGTTCCGGCATGAAAAACAATAGAATCTGTAATATTTTCTAAACCTGTAATTACTTTTCCTTTTTCAAAATCTTCAGGATATCCGCCAGAAACTACCATAATTGTAGTCGCACTTCTTGGATCAACTTCTAATGTAAATTCGTCCAGTTTTTGATTTGCAACAGACAAGAACAATTCTACTAAATCAGATTGTAATCTTGGTACCACAACTTCCGTTTCCGGGTCACCCATTCTTACATTGTATTCAATAACAATTGGTTCATTTTTCACATTAATCAAACCAATAAATACAAAGCCTTTATATTCGATTCCGTCTTTTTGAAAACCTTCGATTGTTGGTTTTACGATACGAGTTTCGATTTTTTCCATCAAAATAGCATCAACATAAGGAACCGGAGAAACTGCTCCCATTCCGCCTGTATTTAATCCTGTATCACCTTCTCCAATACGTTTGTAATCTTTTGCCGTTGGAAGAATTTTATAGCTTTTCCCGTCAGTTAAAACAAAACAGCTTAATTCGATTCCGTCCAGGAATTCTTCGATCACCACTTTTGAGCTTGCTGCACCAAATTTTTGGTGAACCAGCATATTTCTCAATTCGGTTTTAGCTTCTTCAAGATCCTGAATAATCAAAACGCCTTTTCCAGCTGCTAAACCATCTGCTTTTAAAACGTATGGAGGTTGTAAAGTTTCTAAAAATGCACATCCGTTTTCAACAGTTTCGGCAGTAAAACTATCGTAAGCTGCTGTTGGAATATTATGTTTCATCAAGAATTCTTTAGCAAATTCTTTACTTCCTTCTAATTGAGCACCTAATTTAGATGGTCCAATAACCGGAATATGTTGTAAACTTTCGTCGTTTTTAAAATAATCATAAATCCCTTTTACTAAAGGATCTTCTGGTCCAACAACAACCATTTTTACATTTTCCTGCAGTACAAATGTTTTAATAGCATCAAAATCGGTTGGAGACATTGCAACGTTTGTAGCAATTGCAGCCGTTCCTGCATTTCCTGGTGCAACAAAAAGTTTTTCGCAAAGCGGACTCTGAATCATTTTCCACGCAAAAGCATGCTCTCTTCCGCCTGATCCCAATAGTAAAATTGTCATGTTATAGTTGTATTTAGTTGTGGTGCAAAAATAATTGCTTTTATACGTAAAAAATAATTAAATCTTAAAAAGTTCGTGATTCTTCTCTGTTAGTAATTGGATAATATTATTTTTGGTGAAAATTTTACCTGCAAATGATTTCTCTTTTCGACATTTCTCTTCAATTAAACGGTTTTCCAATAAAGAAAGCTAAAGCCGAATTGAACCAAATCGTAAATTTATCTGAAGAAGATTCTGTTATTTTTCTTCAGAATAAAAAAAAAGAAATTGTCGATTTCCATTTAAAAAATAATCCTTTCTATCAGGAATTAACTGGGAATTCGAAAGATTGGAAATGGGAAGATTTACCAATTCTAAACAAACAAAATTTACAAAAACCTCTCAAAGAAAGACTTTCAAACGGTTATACTTTAAAAAACGCTTACCTCAACAAAACCTCAGGATCCAGCGGAACTCCGTTTGTTTTTGCAAAAGACAAATATTCGCACGCTTTAACCTGGGCATCAAATATTATGCGTTTTGGCTGGTTTGATATTGATTTTAATCATTCGTATCAGGCTCGTTTTTATGGAATTCCGATGGATTTTATTGGATATCATAAAGAGCGTTTTAAAGATTTTTTAGGCGGTCGTTTTCGATTTCCCGTTTTTGATTTATCTGATGAAATTTTGGAAAAATTTCTGAGAAAATTCAAAACGAAAAAATTCGATTACCTCAACGGTTATACGAGTTCGATTGTTTTATTTGCTAAGTATTTAGAAAGGAAAAATATCATATTAAAAGAAATTTGTCCAACCTTAAAGGCTTGTTTTGTTACTTCAGAAATGCTTTTTGAATCGGATAAAAAACTCCTGGAAAGACAATTTGGTATTCCGATTATCAATGAATATGGAGCTTCAGAACTTGATTTGATTGCTTTTGAAAATACAAAAGGTGAATGGCAAATTAACGCTGAAACATTGTTTGTCGAAATTTTAGATGAAAATAATAATGTTCTTCCTTACGGGAAAGAAGGCCGAATTGTGATTACTTCTC harbors:
- a CDS encoding phenylacetate--CoA ligase family protein: MISLFDISLQLNGFPIKKAKAELNQIVNLSEEDSVIFLQNKKKEIVDFHLKNNPFYQELTGNSKDWKWEDLPILNKQNLQKPLKERLSNGYTLKNAYLNKTSGSSGTPFVFAKDKYSHALTWASNIMRFGWFDIDFNHSYQARFYGIPMDFIGYHKERFKDFLGGRFRFPVFDLSDEILEKFLRKFKTKKFDYLNGYTSSIVLFAKYLERKNIILKEICPTLKACFVTSEMLFESDKKLLERQFGIPIINEYGASELDLIAFENTKGEWQINAETLFVEILDENNNVLPYGKEGRIVITSLFNKANPFIRYEIGDIGILDEKSTPQKPILKKLIGRTNDVALLPSGKKSPGLTFYYVTKSIIEDDGNVKEFIIKQMQLDTFEIEYVAEKELDSAQIQKIKEAIALYLEPNLNFTFTRKTVLERTNRGKLKQFKSYLII
- the purD gene encoding phosphoribosylamine--glycine ligase is translated as MTILLLGSGGREHAFAWKMIQSPLCEKLFVAPGNAGTAAIATNVAMSPTDFDAIKTFVLQENVKMVVVGPEDPLVKGIYDYFKNDESLQHIPVIGPSKLGAQLEGSKEFAKEFLMKHNIPTAAYDSFTAETVENGCAFLETLQPPYVLKADGLAAGKGVLIIQDLEEAKTELRNMLVHQKFGAASSKVVIEEFLDGIELSCFVLTDGKSYKILPTAKDYKRIGEGDTGLNTGGMGAVSPVPYVDAILMEKIETRIVKPTIEGFQKDGIEYKGFVFIGLINVKNEPIVIEYNVRMGDPETEVVVPRLQSDLVELFLSVANQKLDEFTLEVDPRSATTIMVVSGGYPEDFEKGKVITGLENITDSIVFHAGTKLDGKNVVSNGGRVLTVTSYGDDFQQAIKKSYQNIDKLNFDKMYFRKDIGFDLL